A stretch of the Arachis stenosperma cultivar V10309 chromosome 6, arast.V10309.gnm1.PFL2, whole genome shotgun sequence genome encodes the following:
- the LOC130933755 gene encoding uncharacterized protein LOC130933755 — MADFLVEITGDPGEDMGTRWKLHVDGASNQTFGGAGIILESPNGVVYEQSVRFEFPISNNQAEYEALIGGLTLATEVSAKRLEVCSDSQVVTSQVNGSYQAKDPLLQKYLEKVKSLSQKFDEVTVQHVPRERNTRADLLSKLASTKPGEENRSLIQGMTREPAIALHIATLSSSWLDPITNYLEHGQVPDDEKGAVKLRREAAKYAVIQGQLFRKGLSQPLLKCLHPDQTDYVLREVHEGCCGHHIGGKALARKLIRAGYYWPSMMADSKEFVKRCIKCQQNANFAKAPANELSLLTTSRPFAQWGIDLLGPFPVGPGQVITRFGIPEVVISDNGTQFADKKFTEFLNGLGIRQRFSSVEHPRTNGQVESANKVILSGLKKRLDNKKGAWADELASVLWSYRTTEQSSTKETPFRLTYGVDAVIPVEIGEPSPRLLLKGVEETVEKDLIDEAREMAHLTETALKQRVALRYNTKVLKRDFEPDDLVLRRNDIGLPTPGEGKLAANWEGPYRVKKVMGKGAFKLERLDGKEVPRTWNADNLRRFYS; from the exons ATGGCGGATTTTTTGGTTGAAATAACAGGAGACCCAGGCGAAGACATGggtacacggtggaagctccatgtggacggagcctccaaccagacctTCGGAGGAGCCGGGATCATCCTAGAAAGTCCGAACGGGGTCGTATACGAACAGTCGGTCAGATTCGAGTTTCCcatctcgaacaaccaagcagaatacgaagccctcataGGAGGCTTGACCCTAGCAACAGAGGTCAGCGCAAAAAGGCTGGAAGTATGCAGCGATTCCCAGGTCGTCACTTCCCAAGTAAACGGCAGCTATCAAGCCAAGGACCCCTTGTTgcagaagtacttggaaaaggtcaaaagcttgagccaaaagTTCGACGAGGTCACGGTCCAGCATGTACCCAGGGAAAGGAACACACGAGCAGACCTCCtatcaaaattagccagcacgaAGCCAGGGGAGGAAAAccggtctctcatccaaggcatgACAAGGGAACCCGCAATTGCACTACACATAGCAACCCTAAGTTCTtcatggctagaccccatcaccaACTACCTAGAACACGGCCAAGTCCCTGATGACGAAAAGGGTGCGGTGAAATTAAGGAGAGAAGCAGCCAAATACGCCGTCATCCAAGGACAGCTGTTCAGAAAGGGGCTCAGTCAACCCCTACTGAAGTGCCTGCACCCCGACCAAACGGACtacgtcctcagggaagtccaCGAGGGCTGCTGTGGGCACCACATCGGAGGAAAAGCCCTAGCAAGGAAGTTGATCCGAGCTGGGTACTACTGGCCGTCGATGATGGCAGATTCCAAAGAGTTTGTCAAAAGGTGCATAAAGTGCCAacagaacgccaactttgccaAGGCACCGGCAAACGAGTTGAGCTTGCTGACGACCTCCCGGCCGTTCGCACAGTGGGGAATCGACCTCTTAGGGCCCTTCCCTGTCGGCCCTGGGCAG gtgataacaCGGTTCGGGATACCAGAagtcgtcatctcggacaacggcACACAATTTGCCGACAAAAAGTTCACAGAATTTCTCAACGGCCTAGGTATAAGGCAAAGGTTCTCTTCGGTAGAACACCCCCGGACGAACGGACAAGTGGAGTCCGCCAACAAGGTTATCCTTTCAGGgctaaagaagaggttggacaaCAAAAAGGGTGCTTGGGCCGATGAGCTGGCATCGGTCCTCTGGTCATACCGAACAACCGAGCAATCCTCCACCAAGGAAACCCCTTTCCGACTAACGTACGGGGTGGATGCAGTAatacccgtggagatcggtgaACCGAGCCCGCGATTGCTTTTAAAAGGAGTAGAGGAAACTGTAGAAAAGGACCTGATAGATGAAGCCCGAGAAATGGCCCATTTGACGGAAACAGCGCTAAAACAAAGAGTAGCTCTgcgctacaacaccaaagtgctcaagaGGGACTTTGAGCCTGACGACCTCGTCCTGAGACGGAACGATATCGGCCTGCCGACTCCCGGAGAAGGCAAGCTAGCggcaaactgggaaggcccTTACAGAGTAAAAAAGGTGATGGGAAAGGGAGCCTTTAAGTTAGAAAGGCTCGATGGCAAGGAGGTCCCGAGGACATGGAACGCGGACAACCTTagaagattctactcctag